A genomic stretch from Candidatus Hydrogenisulfobacillus filiaventi includes:
- a CDS encoding HemX protein, negative effector of steady-state concentration of glutamyl-tRNA reductase, giving the protein MALTGVVLMAATLLAYSVASVYYVGALYDLRRAAGAERATAAGWAAQTLWLGHRAWVLQGFPAVTLYDWVTFFTWLMVGGFLALAWAGRRGDAWTPRRSHIGSFLVPVLTLLELAAQLLFTGPASPFRRYPAWLPTHIFLVTLGDAAFLLAAVAGTMYVEKERELKHKRLRVFYYELPPLEVLDAWGARLVTAGVVLFLAGMVVGAIGSKADYGSYWNWNPKETWSLVSWSAYLAYLGLRRFAGWRGYRPAVWSMVAFLLVVANVFAVSLLFPGDHAYNI; this is encoded by the coding sequence CCGCCACGCTCCTCGCCTACAGCGTCGCATCCGTCTACTATGTGGGGGCGCTGTACGACCTCCGGCGGGCGGCGGGCGCGGAGCGGGCGACGGCGGCCGGATGGGCGGCCCAGACCTTATGGCTGGGACACCGGGCGTGGGTGCTCCAGGGATTTCCGGCGGTCACCCTCTATGACTGGGTGACCTTTTTCACATGGTTGATGGTGGGCGGTTTTCTGGCCCTGGCGTGGGCGGGGCGGCGGGGGGACGCCTGGACCCCGCGCCGCAGCCACATCGGCAGCTTCCTGGTGCCGGTGCTGACCCTGCTGGAGCTGGCGGCCCAACTGCTGTTTACGGGGCCGGCCAGCCCGTTCCGCCGCTACCCGGCCTGGCTGCCCACCCACATCTTCCTGGTCACCCTGGGCGACGCGGCCTTTCTTCTGGCCGCGGTGGCCGGTACCATGTATGTGGAAAAGGAGCGGGAGCTCAAACACAAGCGCCTGCGCGTCTTCTATTACGAACTGCCCCCGCTGGAGGTGCTGGACGCCTGGGGGGCGCGGCTGGTGACGGCCGGGGTGGTGCTGTTCCTGGCCGGCATGGTGGTGGGGGCCATCGGCTCCAAGGCCGATTACGGCAGCTACTGGAACTGGAACCCCAAGGAAACCTGGTCCCTGGTCAGCTGGAGCGCCTACCTGGCCTACCTGGGCCTGCGCCGGTTCGCCGGCTGGCGCGGCTACCGGCCGGCGGTGTGGTCGATGGTGGCCTTCCTGCTGGTGGTGGCCAACGTGTTCGCGGTGAGCCTCCTGTTCCCTGGGGACCACGCCTACAACATCTGA
- the hemC gene encoding porphobilinogen deaminase (hydroxymethylbilane synthase) (Evidence 2a : Function from experimental evidences in other organisms; PubMedId : 2110138, 9058548, 12029044, 15802251, 23908040, 24598743; Product type e : enzyme), whose protein sequence is MAEMLVIGSRGSPLALKQTEMVAAALAAAGVPTRVEVVHTEGDRVLDRPLSALGSVGVFAGELESALAAGRVDLAVHSLKDLPAQLAPGLMLGALLEREDPRDVLLSRVADLEDLPPGARIGTSSLRRTAFLRHRRPDLVVVPVRGNLGTRLRKWREEGWEALTLAAAGLLRMELGDLIRQYLDPWWMVPAPGQGVIAVEVRAADTRVRELVAGLDHAPTRRQVEAERAVLAAVGAGCQMPLGAYARWREDGRLEVAGQAASPDGRRLLRAERAGPPEAAAALGEAVGRALLDQGARDLLNPA, encoded by the coding sequence GTGGCGGAGATGCTGGTCATCGGCAGCCGCGGCAGCCCCTTGGCCTTGAAGCAGACGGAGATGGTAGCGGCGGCGCTGGCCGCGGCGGGGGTGCCCACCCGGGTGGAGGTGGTGCACACCGAGGGGGACCGCGTGCTGGACCGCCCCTTGAGCGCCCTGGGCAGTGTGGGCGTGTTCGCCGGCGAGCTGGAGTCGGCCCTGGCGGCGGGGCGGGTGGACCTGGCGGTGCACTCCCTGAAGGATCTGCCCGCCCAGCTGGCTCCCGGCCTGATGCTGGGGGCGCTGCTGGAGCGGGAGGATCCCCGCGATGTGTTGCTGTCCCGGGTGGCGGACCTGGAGGACCTGCCCCCCGGCGCCCGGATCGGCACCTCCAGCCTGCGCCGCACCGCCTTCCTCCGCCACCGGCGCCCCGACCTCGTGGTGGTGCCGGTGCGGGGCAACCTGGGCACCCGGCTGCGCAAGTGGCGGGAGGAGGGTTGGGAGGCCCTGACCCTGGCGGCGGCCGGGCTTTTGCGCATGGAACTGGGGGACCTCATCCGCCAGTACCTGGATCCCTGGTGGATGGTGCCCGCCCCCGGCCAGGGGGTGATCGCGGTCGAGGTGCGGGCGGCCGATACCCGGGTGCGGGAGCTGGTGGCGGGTCTGGACCATGCCCCCACCCGCCGGCAGGTGGAGGCGGAGCGGGCGGTACTGGCGGCGGTGGGGGCCGGCTGCCAGATGCCGCTCGGCGCCTATGCCCGCTGGCGGGAGGATGGGAGGCTGGAGGTGGCGGGGCAGGCGGCCTCCCCCGACGGTCGCCGGCTGCTGCGTGCGGAACGGGCCGGCCCGCCGGAGGCGGCGGCCGCCCTGGGGGAGGCAGTGGGCCGGGCCCTGCTGGATCAGGGGGCCCGGGACCTGCTGAATCCGGCATGA
- a CDS encoding putative Uroporphyrinogen-III synthase (Evidence 3 : Putative function from multiple computational evidences; Product type e : enzyme) — protein sequence MTGRPQRRVSWVGTGPLPGSVAAAGAARLAEARSVLPWPGLDPIPWLSWAPEAAWRLPEAWDPEAPVPGVRLVPWWAPVAALQREWAAARVAGVEPEWIPGPAVWAELAAVAGPEALPAVTAEAGAGPLPGPGVPDLGMTVEEPGAAARLLAAGWAPGTPVTVYQADGRSLTWTPAVLETVEALGTPAAWRLGRGAAAGGRRWPRIWFLREPPAPAVLEAVRERGVVPVVAPVSATAPAPDPAAVMAMVTELDRYAWVVFTSRTAVEAFAAALSGAGADIRRLTARVAVVGAETARALRTRLHLEPDLVATDPRQEGLVAELVPRIGAGERVLLPGGDLNRPGLADAIRARGGRAEPVVLYRTVPRRLPALLAKALAEGGVDGLVVTAPSSLQHLLEALDADGRAGLEQVAIASIGPTTTRALLEAGLRPAVETARPSVAALAEALADRLVRA from the coding sequence ATGACAGGGCGGCCGCAGCGGCGGGTGAGCTGGGTGGGCACCGGGCCCCTGCCCGGTTCGGTGGCCGCAGCCGGGGCCGCCCGCCTGGCGGAGGCCCGAAGCGTGCTGCCCTGGCCGGGCCTGGACCCCATCCCCTGGCTGAGTTGGGCGCCGGAGGCGGCTTGGCGGCTGCCGGAGGCCTGGGACCCAGAGGCCCCGGTGCCGGGGGTGCGGCTGGTGCCGTGGTGGGCGCCGGTGGCGGCCCTCCAGCGGGAATGGGCGGCGGCCCGGGTGGCGGGGGTGGAGCCGGAGTGGATTCCCGGCCCGGCCGTCTGGGCGGAGCTGGCGGCGGTGGCGGGCCCCGAGGCGCTGCCGGCGGTGACGGCGGAGGCAGGGGCCGGTCCGCTGCCCGGGCCCGGGGTGCCGGACCTGGGGATGACGGTGGAGGAGCCCGGGGCGGCCGCCCGTCTGCTGGCGGCGGGGTGGGCCCCCGGCACACCGGTGACGGTCTACCAGGCCGACGGCCGCAGCCTCACCTGGACCCCGGCGGTGCTGGAGACGGTTGAGGCCCTGGGCACCCCGGCCGCCTGGCGGCTGGGCCGGGGGGCGGCTGCCGGCGGTCGGCGCTGGCCCCGCATCTGGTTCCTGCGCGAACCCCCCGCGCCGGCGGTGCTGGAGGCGGTCCGGGAGCGGGGGGTGGTGCCGGTGGTGGCGCCGGTGAGCGCCACCGCCCCCGCCCCCGACCCGGCGGCGGTGATGGCCATGGTGACGGAGCTGGACCGCTACGCCTGGGTGGTCTTCACCTCGCGGACGGCGGTGGAGGCCTTCGCGGCCGCCCTAAGCGGGGCGGGGGCGGACATCCGGCGCCTGACCGCGCGGGTGGCGGTGGTGGGCGCGGAAACCGCCCGTGCCCTGCGCACCCGCTTGCACCTGGAGCCGGACCTGGTGGCGACCGACCCCCGGCAGGAGGGGCTGGTGGCGGAGCTGGTGCCCCGGATCGGGGCGGGGGAGCGGGTGCTGCTGCCGGGCGGCGACCTCAACCGGCCCGGGCTGGCGGACGCGATCCGGGCCCGCGGGGGCCGGGCGGAACCGGTCGTGCTCTACCGCACCGTCCCCCGGCGGCTGCCCGCCCTGCTGGCCAAGGCCCTGGCCGAGGGCGGGGTGGACGGGCTGGTGGTGACCGCCCCCTCCAGCCTGCAGCATCTGCTGGAGGCCCTGGACGCCGACGGCCGGGCCGGCCTCGAGCAGGTGGCGATTGCCAGCATCGGGCCCACCACCACCCGGGCCCTGCTGGAGGCGGGGCTGCGGCCGGCGGTGGAGACGGCGCGCCCCTCGGTGGCGGCCCTGGCGGAGGCCCTGGCGGACCGGCTGGTGCGGGCTTAG
- the hemB gene encoding delta-aminolevulinic acid dehydratase (porphobilinogen synthase) (Evidence 2a : Function from experimental evidences in other organisms; PubMedId : 2110138, 12029044, 15802251, 20823524, 24598743; Product type e : enzyme), which yields MFPVERPRRLRQTEALRAMVRETHLAVDQLIYPLFVRPGQGVKHPVTSMPGVYQWSPDTLVEEVGRAREVGVNRFLLFGVPSHKDAVGSEAYDENGIVQVALRTLKRAYPDAVLIADLCLCEYTDHGHCGLIDPESQEVLNDPTLDLLARTAVVQAQAGADIVAPSDMMDGRVGAIRRALDGAGLNHTPILSYAVKYASAFYGPFREAAENAPQFGDRRSYQMDPANRREAAREAGLDVAEGADLLLVKPALPYLDVLADVAAASPVPVGAYQVSGEYAMIKAASLNGWLDEERTMMESLTAIRRAGAAFIVTYFAPEVGRRLRLG from the coding sequence ATGTTTCCGGTGGAACGCCCCCGCCGCCTGCGGCAGACGGAGGCCCTGCGGGCCATGGTGCGGGAGACGCACTTGGCCGTGGATCAGCTCATCTACCCCCTGTTTGTGCGGCCCGGGCAGGGGGTGAAGCACCCGGTGACCTCCATGCCCGGGGTCTACCAGTGGTCGCCTGACACCCTGGTGGAGGAGGTGGGCCGGGCGCGGGAGGTGGGGGTCAACCGCTTCCTGCTGTTCGGGGTTCCCTCCCACAAGGATGCGGTGGGTTCGGAGGCCTACGACGAGAACGGCATTGTCCAGGTGGCCCTGCGCACCTTGAAGCGCGCCTACCCGGACGCCGTGCTCATCGCCGACCTCTGTCTGTGCGAATACACCGACCACGGCCACTGCGGGCTCATCGACCCCGAGAGCCAGGAGGTGCTGAACGACCCGACCCTGGACCTGCTGGCGCGCACCGCGGTGGTGCAGGCGCAGGCGGGGGCGGACATCGTGGCCCCTTCCGACATGATGGACGGCCGGGTGGGGGCCATCCGCCGCGCCCTGGACGGGGCGGGTCTCAACCACACCCCCATCCTGTCCTACGCCGTCAAGTACGCCTCCGCCTTCTACGGGCCCTTCCGGGAGGCAGCGGAGAACGCCCCCCAGTTCGGGGACCGGCGCAGCTACCAGATGGACCCTGCCAACCGCCGCGAGGCGGCGCGGGAAGCGGGTCTGGATGTGGCGGAGGGGGCCGACCTGTTGCTGGTCAAGCCCGCCCTGCCCTACCTGGATGTGTTGGCCGACGTGGCCGCCGCCAGTCCGGTGCCGGTGGGTGCCTACCAAGTTTCGGGCGAATATGCCATGATCAAGGCGGCCAGCCTGAACGGGTGGCTGGATGAGGAGCGCACGATGATGGAAAGCCTGACCGCTATCCGCCGGGCCGGAGCCGCCTTTATCGTCACCTACTTCGCACCGGAGGTGGGGCGGCGGCTCCGGCTGGGGTAG
- a CDS encoding protein of unknown function (Evidence 5 : Unknown function) produces MPDVTRPSRSREPENLSVALFEINADSAFRDHRREVLDSSLGLVEEDAPLHPPRRRPVH; encoded by the coding sequence ATGCCCGACGTCACGCGTCCCTCCCGGTCCCGTGAGCCCGAGAACCTGTCGGTGGCGCTGTTTGAGATCAATGCCGACAGCGCCTTCCGGGACCACCGGCGGGAGGTGCTCGATTCCAGCCTGGGCCTGGTGGAGGAGGATGCCCCCCTGCATCCGCCCCGCCGGCGGCCCGTCCACTAG
- the selA gene encoding L-seryl-tRNA(Sec) selenium transferase translates to MGEIAERRQLPAVQRLMEAVQRQAPDLPRHWVHRGVAETLEAARRRLEAGGRLTEEALAAEAVGRARALDRPHLRPVINATGVLIHTNLGRSPLPADIMAHVAAVAAGYSTLEFDLEAGRRGSRHDHVAGLLAEVSGAEAALVVNNNAAAVLLALSTLAAGREVVVSRGQLVEIGGSFRVPEVMAQSGAILHEVGATNKTHLADYERGINERTALLLKVHTSNFRVLGFTAQVPTAQLVGLARRHGLPVMEDLGSGVLLPLTLDGYTEPQVQEVVAAGVDVVTFSGDKLLGGPQAGAVVGRRDLIAAMKRHPLARAVRVDKMTLAALELVLRRYVEGRAEELPLWQMLHADPEGLRRRARRLAARIRGVTGAAARVGVVPDQSQVGGGSMPATRLPTWVVTVEPLAASAEAWEAALRAGEPPVIARVQHGALRFDPRTLLPGQDRQLPAVLAAAWAPWLTPGMADGDEHKV, encoded by the coding sequence GTGGGGGAGATTGCGGAGCGCCGGCAGCTGCCGGCGGTGCAGCGGCTGATGGAGGCGGTGCAGCGGCAGGCGCCGGACCTGCCCCGGCACTGGGTGCACCGCGGGGTGGCGGAGACCCTGGAGGCGGCGCGGCGGCGGCTGGAGGCCGGCGGGCGGCTCACCGAGGAGGCCCTGGCCGCGGAGGCCGTAGGCCGGGCCCGGGCCCTGGACCGTCCCCACCTGCGGCCGGTGATCAACGCCACCGGCGTGCTCATCCATACCAACCTGGGCCGATCGCCCCTGCCGGCGGATATCATGGCCCACGTGGCGGCGGTGGCGGCGGGCTACTCCACCCTCGAGTTCGACCTCGAGGCCGGGCGGCGGGGCTCCCGTCATGACCATGTAGCGGGCCTGCTGGCGGAGGTGAGCGGGGCGGAGGCGGCGCTGGTGGTCAATAACAACGCCGCCGCCGTGCTGCTGGCCCTCTCCACCCTGGCGGCCGGGCGGGAGGTGGTGGTCTCGCGCGGGCAGCTGGTGGAGATCGGGGGCTCCTTCCGGGTGCCGGAGGTGATGGCGCAGTCGGGCGCCATCCTGCACGAGGTAGGGGCCACCAACAAGACCCACCTGGCGGATTACGAGCGGGGCATCAACGAACGCACGGCCCTTCTGCTTAAGGTTCACACCTCCAACTTCCGCGTGCTGGGTTTCACCGCCCAGGTGCCGACCGCGCAGCTGGTGGGCCTGGCCCGCCGCCACGGGCTGCCGGTGATGGAGGACCTGGGCAGCGGCGTGCTGCTGCCTCTTACCCTGGATGGCTACACCGAGCCCCAGGTGCAAGAAGTGGTGGCGGCCGGGGTGGATGTGGTCACCTTCTCCGGGGACAAGCTCCTGGGCGGACCCCAGGCAGGGGCGGTGGTGGGCCGCCGGGATCTGATCGCGGCCATGAAACGCCATCCCCTGGCGCGCGCGGTGCGGGTGGACAAGATGACCCTGGCTGCGCTGGAGCTGGTCCTGCGCCGCTATGTGGAAGGACGGGCGGAGGAGCTGCCCCTCTGGCAGATGCTGCACGCCGATCCGGAAGGCCTGCGCCGGCGGGCGCGCCGGCTGGCCGCCCGCATCCGGGGGGTGACGGGCGCCGCCGCCCGGGTGGGTGTCGTGCCTGACCAGTCCCAGGTGGGCGGGGGATCCATGCCCGCCACCCGCCTGCCGACCTGGGTGGTGACGGTGGAACCGCTGGCGGCTTCCGCGGAGGCCTGGGAGGCGGCCCTGCGGGCGGGGGAACCGCCGGTGATCGCCCGGGTGCAGCATGGCGCCCTCCGCTTCGACCCCCGCACCCTGTTGCCCGGGCAGGACCGGCAGCTGCCGGCGGTGCTAGCCGCCGCCTGGGCGCCCTGGCTGACCCCGGGCATGGCCGACGGGGACGAGCATAAGGTGTAA
- a CDS encoding conserved protein of unknown function (Evidence 4 : Unknown function but conserved in other organisms), with protein sequence MKRPVGTLLLLILVGARLLLAPERGAGTGTGGNWVRLDPRPARLVVSGGQPYLVPGPAGGALRLVPTAAVIRARPAPAASQLRPMPSGRGYWAVTVASGGRLLGPAAACPGHNLVAVAPRGAGSWWLDPGTGQVYPGRGVAPAPAPLPVRGVSRVQWAPDGHAAALVGQGTAGSGVYLWDGGGRLRLVRPLAGRVGVRGLGFTRDDGLLVAGADGRVWRQGRSLPLPGGEAAWVSRAADAAAVQRGQRLWVWQDGRRWQVGLARGWKLQGPVRFGRGQALAALVVGPDHRLRLLVAQGPSRWEVGLPARAQAEVLGWIGGHWVLVSTARGVYAWWSGQ encoded by the coding sequence GTGAAGCGGCCCGTGGGCACCCTGTTGTTGCTGATCCTGGTGGGCGCACGCCTGCTGCTGGCACCCGAACGGGGCGCAGGCACGGGAACGGGGGGCAACTGGGTCCGGCTGGATCCCCGGCCCGCCCGCCTGGTGGTGTCCGGCGGTCAGCCCTACCTGGTGCCGGGACCCGCCGGGGGAGCCCTGCGCCTGGTGCCCACTGCGGCCGTTATCCGCGCCCGCCCTGCTCCCGCGGCATCCCAGCTGCGGCCGATGCCCTCGGGTCGCGGTTACTGGGCGGTAACGGTGGCCAGCGGCGGGCGCCTGCTGGGCCCGGCGGCCGCCTGCCCCGGGCACAACCTGGTGGCGGTGGCCCCCCGCGGCGCGGGCAGCTGGTGGCTGGACCCCGGCACCGGACAGGTCTACCCGGGACGGGGCGTGGCCCCAGCGCCGGCTCCGCTGCCAGTCCGGGGCGTGAGCCGGGTGCAGTGGGCCCCGGACGGGCATGCGGCGGCGCTGGTGGGGCAGGGAACAGCCGGCTCCGGCGTCTACCTGTGGGACGGGGGCGGACGCCTGCGGCTGGTCCGTCCGCTGGCGGGGCGGGTCGGGGTACGCGGGCTCGGGTTCACCCGTGATGACGGGCTTCTGGTGGCGGGTGCCGACGGGCGGGTGTGGCGGCAGGGCCGTTCCCTGCCGCTGCCGGGCGGGGAGGCCGCCTGGGTGTCGCGGGCGGCGGACGCCGCCGCCGTACAGCGCGGGCAGCGCCTGTGGGTCTGGCAGGATGGCCGCCGCTGGCAGGTGGGGCTGGCGCGCGGGTGGAAGCTCCAGGGCCCGGTGCGCTTCGGGCGTGGCCAGGCGCTGGCGGCCCTGGTGGTGGGCCCCGACCACCGCCTGCGGTTGTTGGTGGCGCAGGGCCCCAGCCGTTGGGAGGTAGGCCTGCCCGCCCGGGCGCAGGCCGAGGTCCTGGGCTGGATCGGGGGCCATTGGGTCCTGGTGTCCACCGCCCGCGGCGTCTATGCGTGGTGGAGCGGGCAGTAG
- a CDS encoding protein of unknown function (Evidence 5 : Unknown function) translates to MPVTHEITGSNPVASAIFFAAVAQPVEQRTENPRVGGSSPPCGTTGTPQATRLAGFISFAGLGFGGPPGWESAGPPGGRPRPISCQAAGAASAAGWSGRPGEGPGIGSFPGIRHHPTDNLSLPGVR, encoded by the coding sequence GTGCCCGTCACGCACGAGATCACGGGTTCGAATCCCGTCGCCTCCGCCATTTTTTTCGCCGCGGTAGCTCAGCCGGTAGAGCAGAGGACTGAAAATCCTCGTGTCGGCGGTTCGAGTCCGCCCTGCGGCACCACGGGAACCCCGCAAGCGACCAGGCTTGCGGGGTTCATCAGTTTTGCGGGGCTGGGGTTCGGCGGGCCGCCCGGCTGGGAATCCGCGGGGCCGCCCGGTGGCCGGCCACGCCCCATCTCCTGTCAGGCAGCCGGCGCCGCGTCCGCGGCCGGCTGGTCCGGACGGCCGGGGGAGGGACCGGGCATCGGGTCCTTTCCCGGCATTCGTCACCATCCGACAGACAACCTGTCGCTGCCGGGAGTACGGTGA
- a CDS encoding Methyltransferase type 11, producing the protein MQEQELWVALRGAARRSGPVIVRALAHQVVLDTWMNGEVEEDVTFEADGILTAATARWARRAQEAGAVFPGYPMAAAYVEAVFSDLLTGTALYAAQQRSGRPRVTARDAQAAVERLTAWLEGEAEGLTAAGRYHGVIALHEDLNALAYYGRVPQEDFLLGTRHRPWSDRLLTPEFAVYRQAGLVATVADGSGDWVELTDRGRTLLADLRSVLEEAGEFAWRANAQRWVIFGETDYDAVYHRVLPTINADTRAFLDSLPLTAGAQVLEVGAGTGRVTFDLGLADRVAAVGGRLTVVEPSAALLRVLRQKQAAHPRMPVALVQGVAEALPFADDSFDLVIGVAMLHFTEVEQALRELARVTRPGGWVATANSDGRNDVLAIPMVASWFRPLIDLAAKLGVPPGERQGVPRERVEAAYAAAGLVDLTTTVRAGWMSAEDPDAFLAFVLRGGAFFQNVLARIPYRERWALLQRLAREGPAWRARTQPEEQRAAGAGYIVLGRKPAGRTSLRRSVG; encoded by the coding sequence ATGCAGGAACAGGAGCTGTGGGTAGCGCTCCGGGGAGCGGCCCGGCGGAGCGGGCCGGTCATCGTCCGGGCCCTGGCCCACCAGGTGGTGCTGGATACCTGGATGAACGGGGAGGTGGAGGAGGACGTCACCTTCGAGGCCGACGGGATCCTGACCGCGGCCACCGCCCGCTGGGCGCGGCGGGCGCAGGAGGCCGGCGCCGTCTTCCCCGGTTATCCCATGGCGGCGGCCTACGTGGAGGCGGTGTTTTCGGACCTTCTGACCGGGACGGCGCTGTATGCTGCCCAGCAGCGCAGCGGCCGGCCCAGGGTGACCGCCCGGGATGCCCAGGCGGCGGTCGAGCGGCTGACCGCCTGGCTGGAGGGGGAGGCGGAGGGACTGACCGCAGCCGGCCGCTATCATGGCGTCATCGCCCTGCACGAGGACCTCAACGCCCTGGCCTATTACGGCCGGGTGCCGCAGGAGGACTTCCTGCTCGGCACCCGTCACCGGCCATGGTCGGACCGGCTGTTGACCCCGGAGTTCGCGGTCTACCGGCAGGCCGGGCTGGTGGCCACAGTGGCCGACGGCAGCGGCGACTGGGTGGAGTTGACCGACCGGGGGCGGACGCTGCTGGCGGACCTGCGCTCGGTGCTGGAGGAAGCCGGCGAGTTCGCCTGGCGGGCCAACGCGCAGCGCTGGGTCATCTTCGGGGAGACGGACTATGACGCTGTGTACCATCGGGTGCTGCCCACCATCAACGCGGACACCCGGGCCTTCCTGGACAGCCTGCCGCTGACGGCAGGGGCCCAGGTGCTGGAAGTGGGGGCGGGCACGGGACGGGTGACCTTTGACTTGGGGCTGGCCGACCGGGTAGCGGCGGTGGGCGGGCGCCTGACGGTGGTGGAGCCCTCCGCGGCCCTCCTGCGGGTGCTGCGGCAGAAGCAGGCGGCCCACCCCCGTATGCCGGTGGCGCTGGTGCAGGGGGTGGCGGAGGCGCTGCCGTTTGCGGACGACAGCTTCGACCTGGTGATAGGGGTGGCCATGCTGCACTTCACCGAGGTCGAGCAGGCGCTCCGGGAGCTGGCCCGGGTGACGCGGCCGGGGGGATGGGTGGCGACCGCCAACTCCGACGGGCGCAACGACGTGCTCGCCATCCCGATGGTGGCCAGCTGGTTCCGCCCGCTCATCGATCTGGCGGCCAAACTGGGGGTGCCGCCCGGGGAGCGGCAGGGGGTGCCGCGGGAGCGGGTGGAGGCGGCTTACGCCGCGGCCGGCCTGGTGGACCTCACCACCACCGTCCGTGCCGGCTGGATGTCGGCCGAGGACCCCGACGCGTTCCTCGCGTTTGTGCTGCGGGGCGGTGCCTTCTTCCAGAATGTGCTGGCCCGGATTCCCTACCGCGAGCGCTGGGCGCTCCTGCAGCGGCTGGCCCGGGAGGGGCCGGCGTGGCGGGCCCGGACCCAGCCGGAGGAGCAGCGGGCGGCGGGGGCGGGCTATATCGTCCTGGGGCGCAAGCCAGCGGGCCGGACGTCCCTCCGCCGTTCAGTTGGTTGA
- a CDS encoding putative Methyltransferase type 11 (Evidence 3 : Putative function from multiple computational evidences) translates to MDATRDGYRLLLEGMERVGPLIREALAREVVLATWGSGEQEAVMTAAAGAQLAAAVAGWSRAVTAARVVFPGAVLGGDDVPAMLRDLLTGTARQRLARHHAPRQVEPGHIREALDRVGGFVAEHGWTALARYYLVISLHEDLNALAYYGRMSEAAFLWGTLHRPWSALNLGPQLRRYRQAGLVRRVADAPAPALELTSRGHVVLERLRAVLDAAGETAWRANLQREVLLVDGTDYDRALYRVFPESDAFLEAFCRQLPLPAGAQVLEVAAGAGRLTFDAGLAGRVAAAGGRLVAVESLAPLRERLEAKRRIRGAAGLDVVAGEAERLPFPDGSFDLVVSAAPHAFADLGRAVGEMVRVSRSGGSVHLANPQGDAGAVPLVAVWFRPLARLAERAGSPGAERPGLPPGRLAEALRQAGLRAVRVRTVPGRVRAADAAAFLTVALRSGHLTRSLLARMPVQERQDLLRRLVAEGRRLAAVTPAAEQEAAVVREMVCGRRP, encoded by the coding sequence ATGGACGCAACCCGGGATGGCTACCGGCTGCTGCTGGAGGGCATGGAACGCGTCGGGCCCCTGATCCGGGAGGCCCTGGCCCGGGAGGTGGTCCTGGCAACGTGGGGGAGCGGGGAGCAGGAGGCGGTGATGACGGCCGCGGCAGGGGCTCAGCTGGCGGCCGCGGTGGCCGGCTGGTCCCGGGCGGTGACCGCAGCGCGGGTGGTGTTCCCGGGCGCGGTTCTGGGCGGGGACGATGTGCCGGCCATGCTGCGGGACCTCCTCACCGGCACCGCCCGCCAGCGCCTCGCCCGCCATCATGCCCCCCGGCAGGTGGAGCCCGGGCACATCCGGGAGGCGCTGGACCGGGTAGGGGGGTTTGTGGCCGAGCACGGCTGGACCGCGTTGGCCCGGTATTACCTCGTCATCAGCCTGCACGAGGACCTGAATGCCCTGGCCTATTACGGTCGCATGTCGGAGGCGGCGTTTCTTTGGGGCACCCTCCACCGGCCGTGGTCGGCCCTCAACCTGGGTCCGCAGCTGCGGCGCTACCGGCAGGCGGGGCTGGTGCGCCGCGTGGCGGACGCCCCGGCCCCGGCGCTGGAGCTGACCTCCCGCGGGCATGTGGTGCTGGAACGCCTGCGGGCGGTGCTGGACGCGGCGGGGGAGACCGCATGGCGCGCCAACCTCCAGCGGGAGGTCCTGCTCGTGGACGGCACCGATTACGATCGGGCCCTGTATCGCGTGTTTCCGGAGAGCGACGCCTTCCTGGAGGCCTTCTGCCGGCAGCTGCCGCTGCCGGCGGGGGCGCAGGTGCTGGAGGTGGCGGCCGGCGCCGGGCGCCTCACTTTCGACGCCGGCCTGGCCGGGCGGGTCGCGGCCGCCGGCGGGCGGCTGGTGGCAGTGGAGTCCCTGGCCCCCCTACGCGAACGGCTGGAGGCCAAGCGGCGCATCCGGGGGGCGGCCGGGCTGGATGTAGTGGCGGGGGAGGCCGAGCGGCTGCCGTTTCCGGATGGCAGCTTCGACCTGGTAGTGTCGGCGGCGCCCCATGCCTTCGCAGACCTCGGGCGGGCGGTGGGGGAGATGGTGCGGGTCAGCCGGTCCGGCGGCAGCGTTCACCTGGCCAATCCCCAGGGGGATGCCGGGGCGGTGCCGTTGGTGGCCGTCTGGTTCCGTCCGCTGGCGCGCCTGGCTGAACGGGCCGGGAGCCCGGGCGCCGAACGGCCCGGGCTGCCCCCGGGCCGGCTGGCGGAGGCCTTGCGGCAGGCCGGTCTCCGGGCCGTGCGCGTCCGCACCGTGCCCGGACGGGTGCGGGCGGCGGATGCGGCCGCCTTCCTCACCGTGGCGCTGCGCAGCGGGCACCTGACCCGCAGCCTGCTGGCCCGCATGCCGGTCCAGGAGCGCCAAGACCTGCTGCGGCGGCTGGTGGCGGAGGGCCGCCGGCTGGCGGCGGTGACCCCGGCGGCGGAGCAGGAGGCGGCAGTTGTGCGGGAAATGGTGTGCGGCCGGCGGCCCTGA